In Plectropomus leopardus isolate mb chromosome 17, YSFRI_Pleo_2.0, whole genome shotgun sequence, the DNA window GGCCAAGGAGACTGGTCGATGAAAAAATTCACAggccaagcatatttttttctggccaaAATAATTGATTGCATTTGTGTATCACAGAAACATCTGTTTCAGTACACGTCAATGTAATGATCAGGTATTACATTGAATCATCTCACTCAAAGCTTCCTCTGGTTAGCAGTGATACAGTTTATATGCCtagtgcttttattgtgaaagatgAGAGCAGAATTAAATCTGTAATGTGCTGCAATCAGCAATGTTGAAGGCAGCAAAGTTTTTGCAGTCTAGGTACAGACTCAAGAGTCtatgtgttattattttactaCAACTTACTTTTATATTACCTTTATATGTATAACCCTTAGCTACATATTAATATAATGCTAGCTAGCAGCATGGCGGCAAGTTATAGTTTAGCAGATCAGCTGATGTTCCCTACAGAATAAAGTGCCATAAAACCAGGAGCATTCGTGACGGTGAGTTTCGCTGTGTGACGTGCCTAATACACATatgcagtgtgtatgtgtgtgtgtcaaactCCCACACTGACAAGAGAGTAGCAGCATAGTAGCACACCTGTAAATGATGCCAGATGAAGTACAGACTCGGCATAGTTTTTTATTACACGACTATTTTAGTACAAACATTTACCTGTCAGTGTAGTTTTACTGCCCAGTGGAAAATCTACCCACGTTTGGCACTTGGCTGGTGTTACCCTACAAACAACTTACTGATGAATTAAAAAAGGATAGATAAATCTGTAAATTGAGCAATCGTTTTTGATCCCAGGTTTTTATTGTACTTATTAAATGTTGTCaaagctgtattttgtattttctttgtattcttGTAGTAAGATGATTTTTCTGCTGAGAAGTTTTAACATGGGTGTTAACATTATTCTTCCCATACaaccctctccctccctccatacAACTCTCTCTCTTGATCCTTACTATCCCCTCTCTTGATCCATACAACCCTCTCACTCCCTCCATacaactctctctctttcttgatCCTGCAACCCCTCCCCCGACCATACaacccctctccctccctccattgTCCTTGTACTTTAAGGCCCAGCTGAAGCCCAGAGACTCCTCTGTGGAAGTGAGGAGCGACtgggaggtgaaggaggagatGGACTTCCCCAGACTGATGAAGATGAGatacatggaggtggctgaccCTGTTGACATGTGAGTTAAACTGACCTGCTCTTTGTCATCAGTCATTGAACTGACAAATACAGGAGGTAATGTTCTCTTGTGTCCTGCAGTGAGTGCTGCGGTGCTTTGGAGCACTATGATAAGGCCTTTGACCGGATCACCACCCGCAATGAGAAGCAGCTGAAAAGCATCAAGAGGATCTTCCATACCGTCACCACCACTGACGATCCTGTCATCCGCAAGGTATACAGTTCATGACATGATGAGCTGCTCCAGTAAACTCAACCAGGAGttgttgttttgatgctttcttttacaacaaaatatactttttttgttctctctccAGCTGGCTAAGACTCAGGGTAATGTGTTTGCCACTGACGCGATTTTGGCGACCTTGATGTGCTGCACACGCTCAGTCAACTCCTGGGACATCATCGTGCAGAGAGTTGGCAACAAGCTGTTCTTTGACAAGAGAGACAACTCTGACTTTGGTGAGGCTTGGGTAGTTTAACTGACACTGCAACTTCAGTGTAGAGCAGCGtataagtacttttactaaagttaAAGATCTAAATACTATTTCCACCACAGCATTTGACCTCCCTGTTGTTTCTTTAACGCTGTAACGTCTGTAACTGCTCCTCTCAGATTTGCTCACTGTGAGTGAGACCGCCAACGAGCCGCCGCAGGATGAGGGCAACTCCTTCAACTCTCCTCGTAATCTGGCGATGGAGGCCACATACATCAACCACAACTTCAGCCAGCAGTGTTTGCGCATGGTAAgaactagggctgggcaatatggctttaaaataatatcactatttttaaagccatatcacaatacacaatatatatctcgatatttttaaatctactgtaaactactttaaactactaaagaacaaaattattaaatgaacgacagttacaaataaaatagctacagccataaaataaaattacataaattattgTTAACATATAGTTAAATAAAATCCGgttataatgttaaatgtaCAAAGTTGAATAAAGTGCTGTTAAAGCCAAGTTTACATTAAGTATTcttacaattaaataaatcaaagagcAAAGGGTTGTAAGATGATGTTAACGGAATAAACAGTATAGCATAAAATCAAacgtaagttttttttttgatcgtCATAcgatatatttcaaaatatcacacaGCCCTAGTAAGAACAAATATAACGATTGAAGCCCTGTATCTGTAGCCACGATAGCTTTCtccctgttttcagtctttgttctaagctaagctaagctaaccagctgctgactGCCTTATATTTGTCAGACAGATATATGAGTGATATTAATTTTCTCGTCTAATTCCACCAGAAAGCAATTGAATGTGTTCCCCTAAATGTCAAACGTTTGCTCTAACCAGTGCCTCCAGTAATACACAGTTTGTGGTTAGCTGCAAGTTTTCTTCAAGGGACCTTAGACACAAGAGGATCCCTAAAACTTCCTCAAAGAGTTTATTTCATGGGGATatatctttctttctgtctttttcttttattcaggGTGGAGAGCGGTACAAGTTTCCCAGCTCCAACCCGTTTGTGGAGGAGGACACGGACAAGAGTGAGGTGGCATCTGTAGCCTACAGGTAGGCACCAAACCCTGCTGATTAGTTTACAGTCACTTCAGGTAAACATCTGTAAACTCGTACAAGGTTTGCAGTGCTGACGAGCTACTTGTATGTGGAGTCttcgattttttttaaataaataaaagtccactatcatttgttttttaggtaCCGTCACTGGAAGCTCGGGGAAGACATTGATCTGATTGTCCGCTGTGAGCACGATGGAGTGATGACCGGTGCCAACGGAGAAGTGTCCTTCATTAATGTCAAGACCCTCAACGAGTGGGACTCCAGGGTGAGAGGGCATGAGGAGAAGCTGTTTCAGAAGTGGCTAATTTTCACCAACTAAATGAAAAgttccaatatgttatttccttGGTCTAAGAAAATTCAATCAGTATGTGTGAATATGAGCTACTGTCTCTCAAAACCAGAGACGTAAGTCTCAAACTTACTCATAGAGTAAACAGTAAACAATAATGGGAGCCAGCCTGACTTTGTGGATCCacagaatgttttcttttttttaataacccaaaaaaaaagaaaacattctgtGAGTTTTATTCTCTTTAGAGCGTTCTCAgatctgaaacagaaaatgtagcCATATACTCAAAACATCATCCTGGGGGCTCTCAGTTTCACGAAAACATCTTTCACCATTTACTGTCcacagagcagctccagactttatacccaatgacatcacaaatttgagttttagcactatAGTTTTgggatttggaaaaaaagttgttttttagctgatgtttttggactgtcttagacaGTAGGAATGGCatattaattttgaaaatgtgtgaagtTCTCCTGTTCTCATTAGACCGTGGAAGTCCCAAAAAGATATTTAGTTTAGAAAGAGCGAGTCATCAAAATCCTCCCTGtgtctaaaaaaaattcaaactggATTGAGCTACTCCCTCGTGAAATTAAAGCCTTTTTTCCATTCAGTTTATAAaaatacttgtgtgtgtgtgtgtaattatcaAAACTAAAAAGCTTTTGTTGCTCTGTTTCATCATCAGCATTGTAACGGAGTGGACTGGCGTCAGAAACTGGACTCTCAGAGAGGAGCTGTCCTGGCCACCGAGCTGAAGAACAACAGCTACAAACTGGCCCGCTGGACCTGCTGCGCCATGCTGGCTGGATCAGAGTACCTCAAACTGGGGTGAGCaccacagacactcacacacacacacacacacacacacacacacacacgaacacaggAATTGTCATACTCTATATATGAAAGAATACCGGTGATGTAGAGATGGAGGCCAAATGCTGTTTTTTACAAAGCCTCCTAgtacaaaagcaaaaaattcTAAGAAAATTCTGACGTTTTCTAGGAatttctcttcaaaataaaactagggcttatttgtttgtttttttttgtttgttttttattaaagatattttttggggtttttaatgcctttattagacaggacagatgtagcatgaaagggggagagagaaaggggatgacatgcagcaaagggcccagGCCGGATTCAAATCCACTGCCTCTGTACATAGGGCTCCTGCTCTACCAACCGAGCCACTCGGCGCCCCGCTCCTGTTAGTCACAAAGCATCTTAGCCCTTAAGAGAGCTACTAAGGTGAAAAACTGTGTGGAGTTTCTcaagcagaggagaaaaagtcaaagacaaagaggaagaagaattATTCTACAAACATTAAATGACAGTTGGTTAATGAAACTACAGATTAGAGAGCTGCCCTTCTGTCTCTATAACtcaaatcaaactgtaaaagtttcagagagagagatgatttGTTACCAGCCTGCTGCCATATTGTTTGTTGTATTGTGTCTGTGTCAAAATCAACGAAAGAACATCGCGTCACCCAtcagcaggagcatttattggtccagtgTGCTGCAGTCGTAGCTGAAGGATTTTCATCGCTTGAGCAGAAGTGAACACCTAAAGCTCCTTTGCTTTGCTGTCTCTGTCAAAACGTTTTGCGTCCTTTTCCTGCCTAGGCAGCATAGTTTCGTGAAAAGACCATGTGGCagtgaaatgcttctttaagtgaatacatcacaaacacattctGCCTTTTTTAAGGATTCAGATACCTGTACAGAGACAGTTAGCACATATTCTTACAGAGCAGCAGTGTGGCAAAGCCTGGACTGACTGTAGTTGTTGTGTCGCTGTGTGTTCCTCAGGTACGTGTCTCGGTACCATGTAAAGGACTCTGCTCGTCACGTCATCCTGGGGACCCAGCAGTTCAAACCCAACGAGTTCGCCAGCCAGATCAACCTGAGCATGGAGAACGCCTGGGGAATCCTCCGCTGCGTCATCGACATTTGCAGAAAGCTGGACGAGGGCAAATACCTCATCCTTAAGGACCCCAACAAGGTGAGCAGCCACCGTTTCTATTCATACTGTGCTGCAGCTTTCAGAAAAAGTCTCTGTTTGAAAGGTAGTTGGTAAGTGTTGAGCTGATGtgtcaaaccttttttttttttctcaatagcAAGTGATTCGGGTTTACAGTCTGCCTGATGGGACCTTCAGctctgatgaagaggaggaagaggaagaagatgaagaggatgaggaagaagaaggtGAGATCTAGTTATtgctattttaactttttaactccACGTGAAGTTCGGTAATATTATGTACAGAACTATGAACACCatattgttactttttaagTGTTCCCATTAGTGCTAGGTGGTATGACCTAAAATttgtatcacaatatttttaaagattctgGCGGTTTCACAGTATATTAAGGCATCGCCACCCCCATATTTTGAATTTCGATTTTTAAAGGCTTATTCTACTATCAGGAGTTCACACATAATTCTCTAAATCTGAGAATGATTACCCTTGATTTTAAGATCTCTATACAGTTTAATATCtcatttaaacacttttttagcACTGAATTGACATTGTTGGACTATCAATGGTTTTAAAGGATCAATAGATTATTGGTTTTATGCCCCAACAgctatcatttttgttttcaaattctCATTTGAAAAGGTAGtctgtatgttttaaatataactataatttATTCTACCAGTCAACTgaacaaacaatgaaacaggaaaacaacagcCAGTCGATAACAGATGGTCTTTTATAACAGCTTGAGTTTCCTATCCTGCAAAAGGCCATTTTGAATTTCACTGCAGTAGCGCGGCCTGCAGACAGTAGATTTCCTGTCAGGAGGCGTTAATTGTTTACATCCCATGACAACATGTCACCACACCGCTGACTTCAGGAGGATTTAGCAGTTCAGTCATTTCTCCGTTGTCTCCTTATCCAGCAGTAACCACTGGTGTCCTGAAAAGGACACCTACAGGCTAACGTTACCGGTAAGCTTCACtgtggtagttttttttttcggaCACACAAATGGGATCTTCTTAAATCAAAAAAAGCTTCCACACAGCAGATACAGCTCCTCTGTTGCGGCACTCATCTGTGCCTTTCTGGTCTCTTTGATCTCTTTCTTCATcctccatctttcttttttgatcTTGAATGTACTGTGACAACAGAGACTCTCCCTGCTGCTGACAGATTGTTATGCTAACTAGCTAGCAGGCTGTACCCAGCATGCCATTCAGCACAaagtcattttgtaaatgtacaaTTATTAATGTTACAAATTGTTTATGAGTCACATATTGTTTGTCGTCTGACTGCTTTGGCCTCTTGTAGAGTTATTTGTGGGTTAGTAATTGTAAGTTAACCCTGTGTAAGAAGGATGTGCAGTTAAGAGATCGCCTCTCaatcaaaagtgtttttcatgCCACCGTGGTGCTCCTCACGGTGACTTCTGTGCAGTGTGTTCTCTGTTGAGGAACCTCAGTGAGTATTGCAGCTGTGTGCTGGTATGAGGGTGTCCGACATATTCATATCATGTGAAAACTTACCACCAGTATACCAGATGAACTGGTGTATATCCAGCACTAGCTTCCATCCACCAGTTGCATAAAACTATTAATAATCCTAGAGCAGGGGAAATATCAAATCCATtgaattttttggttttgctcaatttttgaaaatatttatattgggcacaaaatgtttttcagtctcAAAATAAAGTAGATGATAGCTGCCGTCAGTCACAACTGTCCCATAAACTGTGTATATGCCCTTATCGCCCAACCGCAATACGCTTTCATCGAGGTCTTTATGCGTCTTTGCCAGCAGTAGCCGAGGCCAGAGGCATTTTgatgtccatctgtctgtcccacTGTTGTGAACACATTATCTTAGCcacaccttaagggaatttcttcagcgtttgcacaaatgttcactCGGAGTTAACCACAACCTCATCCTAATGCGGTGGTTAAGGGTACAGTGAACCTGCGTTTGTCTCATTCACATAAACACGATATCTTAAGAAACACTctcctcagatttggcacaaacatccacttggactcaagaataaaggataaaatgatgaagtggtgacattttatatccaagaggtcagaggtcagaggtcaaaggcactgtggcatcataatgttctgcaaaagaACTTGTGGCTACTGCTTGTGttgggtgtccaccttaaaactgtgctgattgtagagattgTGCCCCCAagaggaagatgtgtgtgaagcatgcatgttttcacagacatggatgtaagcTCAAAGTGCAGTTTGACTGattcacagaggcatacaactgcgtAACTGTGATTGTAGTTTAGATTAAATTGTTTTACATCCCCTAAATTATTGTCCAAGTCTGGAGTAAAAATTCAGAGGTTTGTTCTAAGAAGCAGGTTTACTCAGTCATCACAATAACTTTgtagaaaaataacttttctttgAAAAGTCTCCATTTTAATCCGGTTTTATTTACtaattaattattgttattattattattgtttaaaccaacctattttcttttctctccttctagATGAAGAGAATTGAAGCGTGGATTCAATTCCAGAGGCCAAAGGACGCCTTCATCATATATAAGAAACACAATTTAACTCCTTTTGACATTCAATAAAGATAACAAATTGGCCAACTGCATTTGTAAgtgttgtagtgtttttgtttttttttctggtaaagaGCACCAAACATGGATTATAAGATAAATTATTGTGATGCATATCAACAGTTAACATTAGCTACTGTAGATTCTGTAAGCACAAGACAGATATGGTGTCTGTGAATTTTTGGGATCTTTGGCTTAGAAAGATGTAAACATCTTATGGTTGGAGGCTGCTTATTCCCAGATAAACTTCAGAGACAAATCACCGAGTCTCTCCTGAAGAAGCTGATCAACTCTTTGACTCTGAGCGTCAGTAAAGTAGTTCTTCCAGTCACCGATCTTACctgtcattaaaaagaaaagaaaaccaaactaGACTCAATATCTGGTGAAGTGTTTATGCACCTAAGCTGCAGTTATGTTATTTTACCTTTACGCATGAAGCCTTTCTTCACCTGCTCTTTTGGCAGAAACTCGTAGTTggcttttgagtttttcttcaTGGTGTCAAATGTAGCTTTTTCTACAACTTCCTCAATAGCTGCTTCACTCAAGTTCttccccaaaaaactgcagatccTAGTTACTGTTGCCTTCAAGTCCTAAAAGGAAAACCGAAGGCAAACAACAGTT includes these proteins:
- the eif3d gene encoding eukaryotic translation initiation factor 3 subunit D isoform X2: MAKFNAPVIQDNPSGWGPCAVPEKFKDMPYQPFSKGDRLGKVADWTGATYQDKRYTNKYSSQFGGGSQYAYFHEEDETSFQLVDTAKTQKTAYQRNRMRFAQRNLRRDKDRRNLTQFNMQTLPKSAKQKERDRMRLQKKFQKQFGVRQKWDQKSQLKPRDSSVEVRSDWEVKEEMDFPRLMKMRYMEVADPVDIECCGALEHYDKAFDRITTRNEKQLKSIKRIFHTVTTTDDPVIRKLAKTQGNVFATDAILATLMCCTRSVNSWDIIVQRVGNKLFFDKRDNSDFDLLTVSETANEPPQDEGNSFNSPRNLAMEATYINHNFSQQCLRMGGERYKFPSSNPFVEEDTDKSEVASVAYRYRHWKLGEDIDLIVRCEHDGVMTGANGEVSFINVKTLNEWDSRHCNGVDWRQKLDSQRGAVLATELKNNSYKLARWTCCAMLAGSEYLKLGYVSRYHVKDSARHVILGTQQFKPNEFASQINLSMENAWGILRCVIDICRKLDEGKYLILKDPNKQVIRVYSLPDGTFSSDEEEEEEEDEEDEEEEDEEN
- the eif3d gene encoding eukaryotic translation initiation factor 3 subunit D isoform X1, yielding MAKFNAPVIQDNPSGWGPCAVPEKFKDMPYQPFSKGDRLGKVADWTGATYQDKRYTNKYSSQFGGGSQYAYFHEEDETSFQLVDTAKTQKTAYQRNRMRFAQRNLRRDKDRRNLTQFNMQTLPKSAKQKERDRMRLQKKFQKQFGVRQKWDQKSQAQLKPRDSSVEVRSDWEVKEEMDFPRLMKMRYMEVADPVDIECCGALEHYDKAFDRITTRNEKQLKSIKRIFHTVTTTDDPVIRKLAKTQGNVFATDAILATLMCCTRSVNSWDIIVQRVGNKLFFDKRDNSDFDLLTVSETANEPPQDEGNSFNSPRNLAMEATYINHNFSQQCLRMGGERYKFPSSNPFVEEDTDKSEVASVAYRYRHWKLGEDIDLIVRCEHDGVMTGANGEVSFINVKTLNEWDSRHCNGVDWRQKLDSQRGAVLATELKNNSYKLARWTCCAMLAGSEYLKLGYVSRYHVKDSARHVILGTQQFKPNEFASQINLSMENAWGILRCVIDICRKLDEGKYLILKDPNKQVIRVYSLPDGTFSSDEEEEEEEDEEDEEEEDEEN